CGTGCCACGTATCGCCGTGGTAGCCCGAGCGGATCGTGGCGAATCGGGTACGCCTGCTCTGTCCGCAGGCTTGCTGATATTGGAGAGCCATTTTCATGGCTACCTCCACAGCTACGGAACCGCTGTCGGCATAGAAGATTTTATTCAGCTCGGACGGCAGGATGCTCAGAAGCAGTTCGGCCAATTCTACGGCCGGACGATGGGTGAAACCGCCGAACATGATATGGCTCATCTCCCGAAGCTGCCGTTCTACGGCGGCATTCAGTCGCGGATGGTTATAGCCGTGTATGGCTGCCCACCACGAACTCATGCCATCGATCAGTTCGCGGCCGTCTTCCAGATAGATGCGTACTCCCTCGGCCCGCTTCACGGGAAATACGGGCAATGGATCTATAGTCGATGTATAGGGATGCCAAAGGTGGTTGCGATCCAAACGCAGCATTTCGTCAATGGTCATAGCTTACCTCCCAGTCTGTATCGTTAGTCACTTGAAATCCGCATTCCCTCGCGAGCTGCATATCCTCAGCGGCTTTGCTTCCCGTCGTGGTGAGGAGGTCGCCCGTAATGGCTGCATTGATACCTATATATATAGCCTTACGCTGAACGGCGGGGCTTAGTTGTGCCCGTCCTCCCGAAAAGCGAAGAAAAGCTCGAGGATTGATGAGCCGGAACAGTGCCACAGTCGTGAGGTACTCCTCTTCGCTTAGAGGCGGAGTCTTCTCCAGCGGAGTGCCGGGGATCGGCTGCAGGATATTGATCGGGATGGAGTAGACATTGATGCTGTGCAGGAAGAAAGCAAATTCGATCCGCTGCTCCATCGTCTCCCCCATGCCGATGATTCCGCCACTGCATACACGCATTCCCACACGGCGTGCAGCTCGGATGGTGGCGAGCTTTTCTTCCTGCGTGTGCGTGCTGCACAGGGAGGGGAAGAAACTCGGAGCTGTCTCCATATTGCAGTGGTAGGTGGTCACCCCGTTGTCGAATAATATCTGCAGTTTCTCCTCCGAGAGCAGCCCTAAAGAGGCGCAGCATTTGATGTCCGTTCGTTGCTTGATGGTACGAAAACTTTCGGCCATCTGCCGTATCTCATTCATAGACGCAGTGCGCCCGCTGGCCACAAGAGAAAAGCGTCCGATGCCTTGCCGCCTGTTATAAGCGGCCTGTTCGGCACAAACAGTGGCCGAAAGAAGTCCGTATTTCTCTATCGAAGTGGCATAATGGCGGCTTTGAGCACACCATTTACAGTCTTCTGGACAGTTGCCGCTCTTGGCGTTGATGATGGAGCAAGTGTCGAACTTATCGCCCATGAAATGTCGGGTGATCCGATGTGCTGTCTCGTAGAGTGCTTCCTTATCGGCAGAGGAAGCCAGCAGGAGGGCTTCCTCAAAAGTTGGTTCGCCACCGTTTATCAGTCTGTTTTCGATCGTCTGAATCATATATGGGAACGGAGCAGATCCTTTCCTGTCTGCATCCGCGACAAAAGTAGAAAGAAGCTCCGGCAATAGAAACTAATCGCCCCACAGCCATGACGCTATTACCGCTCAAGCAAAAAACGACAGAGGCTGCCCCATCGAGATGAGACAGCCTCAGGAAGCGTCGGTCTTAACAGACGTATATTACTTCGCTACCCGCTCCAGCCACTTAACCATGGAGAGCATAACGAGCATGGACAATGCACATGCACAGGTAAATACAATCCATGTAGCAGAGATAGAAAGCGATTCGTACAGAATCATACCCACGAACAGGAGTGAGTTTCCTACAGCCGTAGCACACAGCCACAAGCCCTGCATAATACCTTGGAGATGGGGAGGTGCCACCTTAGAAACGAAGCTGATACCCATCGGACTGATAAAGAGTTCGGCAATCGTCAGAATCATGTAGGTCAATACCATCAACCAAGGAGAAACTTTCGTAAACTCTACCCCTGCATTACGCTCTTCGAAAGTAGGCAGTCCCATTGAACCGATAGCCATCACGACGAAAGCAAGTGCAGCGATAAACATACCGATCACAATTTTCTTAGGGGTGGAAGGCTCCATATTACGTTTCTTCAGAAAACCGAAGATGAAGAGCAGAAGTGGCGTAAGAGTTACTACGAAGAACGGGTTGATTGACTGGAACATTTCAGCTCCCACTATTGAAGTGAAACCAAGATCGAGTTTTACACTACTTAGGTCAATATAATCCTTAGCAAACTGAGTCAGCGATACTCCGTTTTGGTGGAAAGACATCCAGAAGAAAATAACGACACCGAAAACTGCGCAAAGAGCAATAATGCGTTGGCGGATCTCATCGGCTGCCATCTTGATTTCTTGCTTTTGATCTTTATGAGCCTCAGTTACGGCATTAGCTTTTTGATCAGCGGGATATTGATGCTTATTGATGATATAAATCAGGAAAGAAATTGCCATAAAGAATACGGCTGCAAGGAATGCATAGTGGAATCCTGTGCTGAATACTTGGATATATTTCAAGGCAAATTCTTGTAATCCTTCGGTTGCAACTGCAGTACCATTATTGGCAGCTTGAATCATTTCCATTACCTGAGCCTTGGCATTCTCGGGAAGAGTCCCATTTAGAATCTGGTGGCAACGTTCAGGCAAGTCAGCATTGTAAACGAAACCATTGTGTTGTACCCACCAGTTACGGATAGCTACAGCTACCAGTGGAGCAAATACGGCACCGACATTGATAAACATATAGAAGAGAGAAAAACCGGAATCACGCTTGTCACGATAGGTATCGTTGTCGTACATCCTTCCGACCAAGGCTTGAAGGTTGCCTTTGAACAAACCGTTACCGAAAGAAATGAATGCCAATGCCGCACAAGTGAAGATAAGCCATGGAGTCATGCCTGTTGCTTGTGTCGGAGTCGGGATACCAAGCATAACATAGCCGGCAGCCATCACGATAAGGCCTACAAGGATTGTACCCTTGTAGTTCTTCATAGAGTCGGCAATAATACCTCCCACGAGAGCCAATACATATACCGAAGCATAGAAGATTGAGTAAATCACTGAAGCTTCTTTGCCCGAAAGCCCGAATTTGGCCTGCAGGAAGAGTAGCAGGATTCCCATCATGATGTAAAATCCGAAGCGTTCTCCCATATTCGTGAGAGAAGCTGAGATTAACCCTTTAGGGTGATTCTTTAGCATAAGAAATCGTTTTAATGGTTGATTATTATTTGTTTTCGTTGATTTGACGGATGGCTCCCGTATTTTCATCGAATACGACACGGATAGCCGGACCCCTGTCGCGGAACATTTTGGGAGCTAAGGCCTGTCTACGGCCAAATTGTGTGACAGGAAGCTCTTCATCGAAGAGTACCTTGCGGTTGTGTTCCAATGTAATGCGAGCGGCTCCGGGCAGATTGTATACGATACCCTTGAGGCTCTTTTCATACTTGGCCGCCTCTTTTTCGTCCATTTCCGGAGCCTTGTCCGTGGTGCGAAGGCTGAAACTAACCGGTTCTCCCGAAAGATCGTCCGAATCGACTACCCCTCTGAGTGGAGAGAATCGAAAAAGGATTTGTCCTTTTATATCGTTTTTAGGTTCAATAGTCCATGAGCGTTCTTCCCATGCAATCTCTTCCTTTCCATAGAATAATTCCAGCAGAGCAGTTTCCTGTGCTTTCAGCTCTTGCGTCATCAGCTGCATAGCCGCTCCATCCTTGGGCATGTTCTCAGCCTGACCGGTCAGCAAATCCATCAGGCTCTCACGTATGCGGAATACTTGGGCGGCGGCGATTTCCGCTTGCTTTCCTTTCGTGCCTGCCACGGTATATTCCTGAGGTAATGCAGGACGTTTTTCTATGCCGGGCTGTATTCTCGGCAAACGGAAGAGAGTGTTCGGACATGGTGATGGCAGGTCTTGCCTGTCGGCATTGATACCGACTATGATACCTCTTTTGTTGAGGGTTACGAAGTCTGCCACCGTACCGGCACGGAACTCTACTATATATTTTTGATCGAAATCGGGTATTCCCACGGATTGGGCTATCACTCTACCCAAACGGTAACGGATGCTCGGTTCTCCGCCGGCCTCCTGTCCGAAGTACCTCTCGGCATAGAGATGGAGCGGCCCGGGCTTGTGGATAGTACGTTCTAATTGTGCCCGTACAACGATGCGTGTCTGTGGGAGGGCATAGACGATCCCTTCTCCATTGTAGCGGACAGGCTCATAGGAAGCGACGTTGGTTTGTGCCGAAACGACTCCTGTGCAAAGGAGCAAAGCAGGCAACAGTAGCTTGAAGAAAAAAGTCTGTGCGGACATTCTCAAAAACTTAGATTGCAAAGCTACACTATTTTTGCCGAATCTTAAACACCTTTTCACCCTTCACATATTCCTAAACAGATAGACCTGCGGAT
This genomic stretch from Porphyromonas gingivalis ATCC 33277 harbors:
- the bioB gene encoding biotin synthase BioB, with amino-acid sequence MIQTIENRLINGGEPTFEEALLLASSADKEALYETAHRITRHFMGDKFDTCSIINAKSGNCPEDCKWCAQSRHYATSIEKYGLLSATVCAEQAAYNRRQGIGRFSLVASGRTASMNEIRQMAESFRTIKQRTDIKCCASLGLLSEEKLQILFDNGVTTYHCNMETAPSFFPSLCSTHTQEEKLATIRAARRVGMRVCSGGIIGMGETMEQRIEFAFFLHSINVYSIPINILQPIPGTPLEKTPPLSEEEYLTTVALFRLINPRAFLRFSGGRAQLSPAVQRKAIYIGINAAITGDLLTTTGSKAAEDMQLARECGFQVTNDTDWEVSYDH
- a CDS encoding peptide MFS transporter, which encodes MLKNHPKGLISASLTNMGERFGFYIMMGILLLFLQAKFGLSGKEASVIYSIFYASVYVLALVGGIIADSMKNYKGTILVGLIVMAAGYVMLGIPTPTQATGMTPWLIFTCAALAFISFGNGLFKGNLQALVGRMYDNDTYRDKRDSGFSLFYMFINVGAVFAPLVAVAIRNWWVQHNGFVYNADLPERCHQILNGTLPENAKAQVMEMIQAANNGTAVATEGLQEFALKYIQVFSTGFHYAFLAAVFFMAISFLIYIINKHQYPADQKANAVTEAHKDQKQEIKMAADEIRQRIIALCAVFGVVIFFWMSFHQNGVSLTQFAKDYIDLSSVKLDLGFTSIVGAEMFQSINPFFVVTLTPLLLFIFGFLKKRNMEPSTPKKIVIGMFIAALAFVVMAIGSMGLPTFEERNAGVEFTKVSPWLMVLTYMILTIAELFISPMGISFVSKVAPPHLQGIMQGLWLCATAVGNSLLFVGMILYESLSISATWIVFTCACALSMLVMLSMVKWLERVAK
- a CDS encoding DUF4831 family protein yields the protein MSAQTFFFKLLLPALLLCTGVVSAQTNVASYEPVRYNGEGIVYALPQTRIVVRAQLERTIHKPGPLHLYAERYFGQEAGGEPSIRYRLGRVIAQSVGIPDFDQKYIVEFRAGTVADFVTLNKRGIIVGINADRQDLPSPCPNTLFRLPRIQPGIEKRPALPQEYTVAGTKGKQAEIAAAQVFRIRESLMDLLTGQAENMPKDGAAMQLMTQELKAQETALLELFYGKEEIAWEERSWTIEPKNDIKGQILFRFSPLRGVVDSDDLSGEPVSFSLRTTDKAPEMDEKEAAKYEKSLKGIVYNLPGAARITLEHNRKVLFDEELPVTQFGRRQALAPKMFRDRGPAIRVVFDENTGAIRQINENK